The nucleotide sequence AAGGCCGACGGCAAGCTGATACTTTTGCGGAAAAAAATAAAGAACAGATTGAAGAAATTGACATTATAGCTGTTAAACGTGGATGAGTCGTTGTACCACGTCTAAAGACGTTGAGTTTCCGGCTACTGCGATCGGAAACCAATGTTTCAAGAAGTAAAAATCACTTGTTTTTGTTATATGTAGGAAATAGTTCCAATTTTGAGTGGTAGCTAAAATGCTAACATGCAATATATAACGTTTTTGGAGTTTGTGTAAATTTAGTCACTAAAAGCAGGTTTCAAGAAAGGGGGACCCTTTTTGAACACCGTTGAACCGATCCGCGACAGGCGGAAAATCGAAACGATGAAGAAACTGCTCAAAGCAACTAGCAAAAGGGACTACTTGCTTTTTGTCCTGGGCATAAACACCGGCCTGCGCATATCCGACCTTTTAAAGCTCAAAGTGGAGGACGTGGCCAGCGGCAACGGCAAAAGGATAAAGGACTGCGTGTATATCCGCGAGAAAAAGACGGACAAGCCGAAAAAATTTGGCTTAAATAAATCCTGCCAGGATGCGATCAGGGAATACCTGGCCGAATCCGGCCTTAAGCCCGGACAGTATTTGTTCAAGAGCCGGAAGGGCGAACACCCTATTGACCGTATTCAGGCATACAGAGTAATAAACAACGCTGCCAGGCAGGTAGGGCTGGAGGATCATATCGGTACGCATACCCTGCGGAAAACCTTCGGTTACCATGCCAGGAAGCAGGGGACGTCTATAGAGCTTCTTCAGAAGGTGTTTAACCATTCTGCACCGTCGATTACCATGCGGTATATCGGGATTACGCAGGATGAGATTGATGAGGTTTACAGTTTTGTGAATTTGTAGGAGCGAGCAACAAGGAGATATTAAAAGATTATTGAGGGAGGGGAGAATATTTATGGAGAAGAGAAATACCGAGTATTTTGTAAGAAAAATGTTGGAACAAAAGGGATATAAACATCCCAATGAAGCAAATCAGGATGACCCTGTTTTCGAAGAGCAAAAATCAGAAAAACATAAAATTGCCGAAAGATTATCCAAAGCAAGCAAAAACGGCACAGGCGCTCCAGGAGAACCGGAATTTATCTGTTCTAAGATGAACAGTGACATAGTAATTGTTATTGAATGCAAAAAAGAATTATCCAAACTTAAAAGCAGTGACTTTAGCAACCAATCGAATATTAAAAATTACGCCGTTGATGGCTCTTTATGGTACGGGAAATTTTTGTCCGATGTCTTTCATGTTTTTTGCATAGGAGTAGCCGGAACACAAGAAAACAATCTTGATATAGAAACTTATTATATTGCAAAAGGTAGTAAAAAACATGAGTTTTTTGGTACAGAAATTCTATCATTTGCTGATTATGAAGCATTTCTAAAAGAAGAAGAACTAAGAGAAACTATTGACGAAGAAAAGCTGAAAAAAATTGCCAATGAATTAAACAATTTAATGCGAGATGAGTTTAAATTAAGTGAAGATCAGAAACCACTTTTAATCAGTGCCATTTTTTTGGCTCTTAAAGATGGTAATTTTAGAGCATCATATCGAAATATGCAAAATTCTTTAGGTTTAGCTACACTTATTGATACAACAGTGTCAAATATGATTTTAAAAGATGAAATTGAACAGACCAAAAGGAATGCTCTACTTTCAAAATATGCTTTTTTAAGAACAACTACTAGGCTAATATCAGAAACTCATTGGGATGTTAATGATATAAGGCCTGAAACGGCTCCGTTATTATACATGGTTAATAAACTTGAATCTGAATGCTTCAGGTTTATTGAAAATAATGAGACAACCCTTGATATTATCGGGATTTTTTATTCGAATTTTTTGAAATACACTTCTTCTGATGGAAAAGGGTTGGGTATAGTATTGACTCCTCAACATATCACTGAATTATTTTGTAACCTTGCCAATGATGGTAGAGGGTTAGATCCTGAAAAGGATATTGTTTTAGACCCTTGTGCCGGTACAGGTGGTTTCCTTGTTAGTGCGATGCACCAAATGATAACCAAAGCCAAAAATAATCATACTATTATTGAAGATATTAAGAAAAACCGGATTCGAGGTATTGAGTCAAACGACAAAATGTTTGCATTATTAAGTGCAAACATGATTGTTCGTGGTGACGGAAGAAGCGGAATACAATATGGAGATTGTTTTGATCAGGCTATCAAACAAAAAGTTATTTCCAAGGGAAAGCCTACTGTTGGCTTTATGAACCCTCCTTATAGCCAAAAAAAGAGCGATGAATCAGAATACCACTTCATAGAAAATATGCTTGATTTACTTGAACAAGGAGGTAGTGGAATTGTTATTGTGCCACTCAGTAAAGCCTGTTCCCTGCAAAAGCAAGACGTCGAATATAAAAAATCTATATTAAAAAAACATACATTAAAGGCAGTTATGAAAATGAATGTGCAGCTATTCGGAGAAAATGCATCATCGCACACCTGCATTATGGTGTTTGAAGCACATAGGCCTCATCAAAAACAAGTATCTCCTGTATGGCTGGCTAATTGGAGTGATGATGGTTTTGAAGTACTAATGCATAGGGGTCGGGTGATGGTACGTGATTGGAAAGAAATTCAGAATCAATGGTTAAAGGATTTTAGGACTAAAATTGTTAAACCCGGATATTCTACGATAGCTTATTTAGACGAAAACGATGAATGGATTGTTGATGCCCATATCGAAACGGATTATTCAAATCTGACGATAAATGATTTTGTACAAAATATTCAAAACTATTTAGCTTTTCAAATTCAGTATCCTTTGCTGTTCGGTGGTGAAGAAGTTAATGAGTAGTTTAAGTAATCCTATTGACACTTCTACATGGGAATGGTGGAAAATAAAAGATCTGTTTAAGATAGAGCGTGGCAAGGGAATTGTTAAGCAAAACAGAATCAACGGTAATATTCCTTACATTAGCGCAAAAAACAATAACAATGGTTTAGAACAGTTAATTTGCGTTAACGATAAGATTTATAAAAATGTATTGGGTTGGGTTAATGATGGTAATGGAGGCGTAGGTTACTGTTTCTATCATCCTTACACTTTTAGACCATCAAACCACATTACTGTCCTTATCCCAAAGAATTTTCAGCTTAATGAATTAACAGGTTTATTTTTCGCTACAATAATAACCTTAGAAAAAGATAAGCACTCAAGAGGATTTTCAATAAACAACTATCGAGCTGAAAATACAAAAATAAAATTACCCACAACCATAATCAACCAAGAAAGACATGTCGATTTTGAATGGATAGAAAACTTTATGAAAAATATTCAGCAAAAATATTTAATCAATCATATAAACAAAACAGGACAAGTAATAGCAGACTATAAAAAATCTAAAAGCAATTTGGGGCAAAAAATTGACACATCTCATTGGAAATGG is from Thermincola ferriacetica and encodes:
- a CDS encoding HsdM family class I SAM-dependent methyltransferase, with the protein product MEKRNTEYFVRKMLEQKGYKHPNEANQDDPVFEEQKSEKHKIAERLSKASKNGTGAPGEPEFICSKMNSDIVIVIECKKELSKLKSSDFSNQSNIKNYAVDGSLWYGKFLSDVFHVFCIGVAGTQENNLDIETYYIAKGSKKHEFFGTEILSFADYEAFLKEEELRETIDEEKLKKIANELNNLMRDEFKLSEDQKPLLISAIFLALKDGNFRASYRNMQNSLGLATLIDTTVSNMILKDEIEQTKRNALLSKYAFLRTTTRLISETHWDVNDIRPETAPLLYMVNKLESECFRFIENNETTLDIIGIFYSNFLKYTSSDGKGLGIVLTPQHITELFCNLANDGRGLDPEKDIVLDPCAGTGGFLVSAMHQMITKAKNNHTIIEDIKKNRIRGIESNDKMFALLSANMIVRGDGRSGIQYGDCFDQAIKQKVISKGKPTVGFMNPPYSQKKSDESEYHFIENMLDLLEQGGSGIVIVPLSKACSLQKQDVEYKKSILKKHTLKAVMKMNVQLFGENASSHTCIMVFEAHRPHQKQVSPVWLANWSDDGFEVLMHRGRVMVRDWKEIQNQWLKDFRTKIVKPGYSTIAYLDENDEWIVDAHIETDYSNLTINDFVQNIQNYLAFQIQYPLLFGGEEVNE
- a CDS encoding site-specific integrase codes for the protein MNTVEPIRDRRKIETMKKLLKATSKRDYLLFVLGINTGLRISDLLKLKVEDVASGNGKRIKDCVYIREKKTDKPKKFGLNKSCQDAIREYLAESGLKPGQYLFKSRKGEHPIDRIQAYRVINNAARQVGLEDHIGTHTLRKTFGYHARKQGTSIELLQKVFNHSAPSITMRYIGITQDEIDEVYSFVNL
- a CDS encoding restriction endonuclease subunit S, translated to MSSLSNPIDTSTWEWWKIKDLFKIERGKGIVKQNRINGNIPYISAKNNNNGLEQLICVNDKIYKNVLGWVNDGNGGVGYCFYHPYTFRPSNHITVLIPKNFQLNELTGLFFATIITLEKDKHSRGFSINNYRAENTKIKLPTTIINQERHVDFEWIENFMKNIQQKYLINHINKTGQVIADYKKSKSNLGQKIDTSHWKWFKIADLFELEKGKCGNARALLQDGNEIPYIGAKKSNNGLMRMVKRRENLVTAGNSIVFISDGQGSVGYALYQPKDFIGSTTLTIGRNPNLNVYNGLFLVSILDKERPKYSYGRKYSLEKIKETLIKLPATADGNPDWCYMENYTKGLLFSKYIS